Proteins encoded by one window of Chaetodon trifascialis isolate fChaTrf1 chromosome 15, fChaTrf1.hap1, whole genome shotgun sequence:
- the LOC139343261 gene encoding nuclear distribution protein nudE homolog 1-A-like, whose amino-acid sequence MGDPEPPEFGSLEEELEYWKEQAARHQQSAEEAQEELQEFQQMSRDYEVELETELKQCEARNRELLAANNRLRMEVENYKEKYETQHSEAYRQISSLEGDLAETTAIRDQLHKYIRELEQANDDLERTKRVTIMSLEDFEQRMNQVIERNAFLESELDEKENLLESVQRLKDEARDLRQELAVQQKQQVQDRKPSLSSAAKEPSSSSASSSSSSVAGLPTPPLTPPDKRTEDKSTSSSSSQPAPSAATPSRPPASAESFATPPPSVSRGEGLSGTPLTTSARISALNIVGELLRKVGNLESKLASCREYVHEQTANRRGHAGGQGAASGQTSSSETHPANGLYNKGLVKRIDFGAGPKLLL is encoded by the exons tgcagaggaagcccaggaggagctgcaggagttCCAGCAGATGAGTCGGGACTACGAGGTGGAGCTGGAGACGGAGCTGAAGCAGTGCGAGGCTCGAAACCGCGAGCTTCTCGCCGCCAACAACCGCCTGCGGATGGAAGTGGAAAACTACAAG GAGAAGTACGAGACGCAGCACTCAGAGGCCTACCGGCAGATCTCCAGCCTGGAGGGAGACCTGGCCGAGACCACAGCCATCAGAGACCAGCTTCACAAGTACATCAGAGAGCTGGAGCAGGCCAACGACGACCTGGAGAGGACCAAGAG GGTGACCATCATGTCGCTGGAGGACTTCGAGCAGAGGATGAACCAGGTCATAGAGAGGAACGCCTTCCTGGAGAGCGAGCTGGACGAGAAGGAGAATCTGCTGGAGTCCGTCCAGAGGCTGAAGGACGAGGCCAGAG acctGAGACAGGAGCTTGcagtgcagcagaagcagcaggttCAGGACAGGAAGCCATCGCTCAGCAGCGCAGCCAAagagccttcctcctcctccgcctcctcctcctcttcctctgtggccGGTTTGCCCACCCCGCCCCTCACCCCCCCAGACAAAAGAACAGAGGACAAAAGCacgtcttcctcctccagccagCCGGCCCCCTCTGCTGCCACGCCGTCCAGACCTCCAGCCTCAGCAGAGTCCTTCGCCACGCCGCCGCCCTCCGTCAGCAGAG GTGAAGGCCTCTCAGGTACTCCTCTCACCACGTCGGCGAGGATCTCGGCTCTGAACATCGTCGGGGAGCTGCTGAGAAAAGTCGGG AACCTGGAGTCCAAGCTGGCGTCGTGTCGGGAGTACGTCCACGAGCAGACGGCGAACCGCAGAGGCCACGCCGGCGGACAGGGGGCGGCGTCGGGCCAGACCAGCTCGTCAGAGACCCATCCTGCCAACGGCCTCTACAACAAGGG GCTGGTGAAGAGGATAGACTTCGGAGCAGGAcccaagctgctgctgtga
- the LOC139343260 gene encoding myosin-11-like: MADPASEDSKFLFLENDFRNSGLAQADWAAKKMVWVPSEREGFEQASVKEEKGDQVVVELSNGQKTTVNKDDIQKMNPPKFSKVEDMAALTFLNEASVLHNLRERYFSSLIYTYSGLFCVVVNPYKMLPIYSEKIIEMYKGKKRHEVPPHIYSITDNAYRNMMQDREDQSILCTGESGAGKTENTKKVIQYLAVVASSHKGKKEANPQQQAGSLAYGELEKQLLQANPILEAFGNAKTIKNDNSSRFGKFIKLNFDVTGYIVGANIDTYLLEKSRCIRQANTERAFHIFYYMVAGAKDKTREELLLEDFSCYRFLLAGHVQIPGQEDDELFIETLEAMEIMGFTEEERIGMLKVVSTVLQLGNIKFEKERNSEQATMPDNTAAQKVCHLQGINVTDFTRAILTPRIKVGREVVQKAQTKQQADFAVEALAKAMYERLFRWILARVNKTLDKSKRQSSSFLGILDIAGFEIFEDNSFEQLCINYTNERLQQLFNHTMFILEQEEYKREGIEWNFIDFGLDLLPCIELIERPNNPPGILALLDEECWFPKATDVSFVDKLLNTHTGHVKFSKPKQHKDKLMFSILHYAGKVDYNAANWLTKNMDPLNDNVTALLNNSSSTFIQDLWKDVDRVVGLETMTKMSESSAPTSTKSKKGMFRTVGQLYKESLSKLMTTLHNTQPNFVRCIIPNHEKRAGKMDSNLVLEQLRCNGVLEGIRICRQGFPNRIVFQEFRQRYEILAANAIPKGFMDGKQACCLMVKHLDLDTNLYRIGQSKMFFRTGVLAQLEEERDLKLTVIIIAFQGQARGFLARKAFSKRQQQLSAMKIIQRNCACYLKLKNWQWWRLFTKVKPLLQVTRQEEEMGQKEEELKSVREVAAKAEAELKDISQKHSQLMEERSQLEVKLQAETELYAEAEEMRVRLEAKKQELEEVLHEMEARLEEEEDRSLSLQQEKKDMEQQLQLMEAHIAQAEDAQQKLQLDKVAVEGKVKKLEEDVLLMEDQNNKLQKERKLLEERMADLSSNLAEEEEKSKNLTKLKSKHESMISDLEVRMKKEEKGRQDMEKAKRKVEAELGDLQEQHADLQAQRAEIQGQLAAKEEELQATQARLDEESNQRGSAVKRVRELEVLMSELQEDLEGERAARAKVEAARRDLGEELNALRTELEDSLDTTAAQQELRAKREQEVAMLKKAMEEEGRSHEAQVQDLRQKHSQAVEELSEQLEQAKRVRAGLEKAKQALEKESADLSADLRSLASAKQDVEHKKKKVEGQLNEMHSRFNESERQRTELGERVSKMTVELDSVTSMLNEAEGKNIKLSKDVSTLSSQLHDAQELLSEETRQKLNLSGRLRQMEEDRNSLMEQLEEETEAKRGVERQVSSLNMQLSDYKKKLDETLGTVELLEEGKKRLQRDLEAANSEYEEKASAYDKLEKSRSRLQQELEDVLMDLDSQRQLVSNLEKKQKKFDQMLAEERAVSSKCAEERDRAEAEVREKETRVLALTRALEDHQNALEEAEKTNKILRAEMEDLISSKDDVGKSVHDLEKAKRGLEAIVEEMRTQMEELEDELQVAEDAKLRLEVNSQAMKAQHERELHARDEMGEEKRKQLLKQVRELEAELEEEKKQRGQASGSKKKLEGELKDMEDQLEATSRGRDEAVKQLRKIQGQVKDLQRELEDSRANQKEVLASARESERRGKAMEADIAQLHEMLAAAEKARKQAETERDELAEELASNSSGKSLLSDEKRRLDSKISQLEEELEEEQANVESLNDRLRKSQQLVDQLGAELAAERSSSQSKEGSRQQLERQNRELKAKLQETEGQGRSKLKSSIAALEAKLREAEEQLEIESRERQANAKNLRQKEKKLKDLTIQMEDERKQAQQYKDQAEKSNVRVKQLKHQLEEAEEEAQRVAAARRKLQRELEEASEANDTLNREVSSLRSKLRRGGGGEASFGSPSPRSGGGGGSIRSLGLGGSISRRSTIKENSVELQEEEPRSPSPAACASPLEPRMEVNAHSPDE; the protein is encoded by the exons aGGTGAGTCTGGAGCGGGGAAGACCGAAAACACCAAGAAGGTGATTCAGTACCTGGCCGTCGTCGCCTCTTCGCACAAAGGCAAGAAGGAGGCGAATCCT cagcagcaggctggatCTCTGGCCTAC GGGGAGCtagagaagcagctgctgcaggctaATCCCATCCTGGAGGCGTTCGGAAACGCCAAGACCATCAAGAACGACAACTCCTCACGATTT GGGAAGTTCATCAAGCTCAACTTCGATGTGACCGGCTACATCGTTGGAGCCAATATTGACACCT ACCTGCTGGAGAAGTCTCGCTGCATTCGTCAGGCCAACACTGAGCGAGCCTTCCACATCTTCTATTACATGGTGGCAGGAGCCAAAGACAAGACGAGGG agGAGCTCCTGCTGGAGGATTTCAGCTGCTATCGTTTCCTGCTGGCGGGTCACGTGCAGATCCCCGGGCAGGAGGATGACGAGCTGTTCATCGAGACTCTGGAGGCCATGGAGATCATGGGCTTCACTGAGGAAGAGAGAATAG ggaTGCTTAAGGTGGTGTCCACGGTGCTCCAGCTGGGCAACATCAAGTTTGAGAAGGAGAGGAACAGCGAGCAGGCGACCATGCCCGACAACACCG CGGCCCAGAAGGTGTGCCACCTGCAGGGCATCAATGTCACCGACTTCACCCGCGCCATCCTCACCCCCAGGATCAAAGTGGGCAGGGAGGTGGTGCAGAAGGCGCAGACCAAGCAGCAG gctgATTTCGCGGTGGAGGCTCTGGCGAAGGCGATGTACGAGCGCCTGTTCCGCTGGATCCTGGCCAGAGTCAACAAGACGCTGGACAAGAGCAAGAGGCAGTCGTCCTCCTTCCTGGGCATCCTGGACATCGCCGGCTTTGAGATTTTTGAG GACAACTCCTTCGAGCAGCTCTGCATCAACTACACCAACGAgcgcctgcagcagctcttcaacCACACCATGTTCAtcctggagcaggaggagtaCAAGAGGGAGGGCATCGAGTGGAACTTCATCGACTTCGGCCTCGACCTGCTGCCCTGCATCGAGCTCATCGAGAGGCCG AACAACCCTCCAGGCATCCTGGCCCTGCTGGACGAGGAGTGCTGGTTCCCCAAAGCCACTGACGTGTCCTTCGTGGACAAGCTGCTGAACACTCACACCGGCCACGTGAAATTCTCCAAAcccaaacagcacaaagacaaactgatgtTCAGTATTCTGCACTACGCCGGTAAG gtggACTACAACGCAGCTAATTGGTTGACTAAGAACATGGACCCTCTGAATGACAATGTGACGGCTCTGCTCAACAActcctccagcaccttcatCCAGGACCTGTGGAAAGACG TGGATCGAGTGGTGGGTCTGGAGACCATGACCAAGATGTCCGAGAGTTCGGCGCCCACCTCCACAAAGTCCAAGAAGGGCATGTTCCGCACAGTGGGTCAGCTGTACAAGGAGTCCCTGAGCAAGCTGATGACCACTCTGCACAACACCCAGCCCAACTTCGTCCGCTGCATCATCCCCAACCACGAGAAGAGG GCCGGGAAGATGGACTCCAACCTGGTGCTGGAGCAGCTCAGGTGTAACGGTGTGCTGGAGGGCATCCGAATCTGCAGACAGGGATTCCCCAACCGCATCGTGTTCCAGGAGTTCAGGCAGAG aTATGAGATTCTGGCTGCCAACGCCATCCCAAAGGGCTTCATGGATGGGAAGCAGGCGTGCTGTCTGATG GTAAAGCACCTGGATCTGGACACTAACCTGTACCGTATTGGTCAGAGTAAGATGTTCTTCAGGACGGGAGTTCTGgcccagctggaggaggagagagacctCAAACTGaccgtcatcatcatcgccTTCCAGGGACAAGCAAGAGGCTTCCTGGCCCGCAA ggcgTTCAGTAAacgccagcagcagctgagcgcCATGAAGATCATCCAGAGGAACTGCGCCTGTTACCTCAAACTCAAGAACTGGCAGTGGTGGAGGCTCTTCACcaag GTGAAGCCCCTGCTGCAGGTCAccagacaagaagaagaaatgggccagaaagaggaagagctgaAGTCAGTGAGAGAGGTGGCAGCCAAGGCCGAGGCAGAACTGAAGGACATCTCCCAGAAACACAGCCAG CTGATGGAGGAGCGCAGCCAGCTGGAGGTGAAGCTCCAGGCGGAGACGGAGCTGTACGCAGAGGCCGAGGAGATGAGGGTGCGACTGGAGGCCAAgaagcaggagctggaggaggtcCTGCACGAGATGGAGGCccggctggaggaggaggaggatcgcAGCCTTTCcctgcagcaggagaagaaggacatggagcagcagctgcag CTTATGGAGGCCCACATAGCGCAGGCAGAAGATGCTcagcagaagctgcagctggatAAAGTGGCTGTGGAGGGAAAAGTCAAGAAACTGGAGGAGGACGTTCTGCTCATGGAGGACCAGAATAACAAGCTGCAGAAG GAGAGGAAACTTCTGGAAGAGAGGATGGCTGACCTGAGCTCTAacctggcagaggaggaggagaagtccAAGAATCTGACCAAACTCAAGAGCAAGCACGAGTCCATGATCTCTGACCTGGAGG TGCGtatgaagaaggaggagaagggtCGTCAGGACATGGAGAAGGCCAAGAGGaaggtggaggcagagctggGTGACCTCCAGGAGCAGCACGCCGACCTGCAGGCCCAACGAGCCGAGATCCAGGGGCAGCTAGCCGCCAAGGAAGAGGAGCTCCAGGCCACGCAGGCCCG CTTGGACGAGGAGAGCAATCAGCGTGGGTCGGCGGTGAAGCGGGTTCGGGAGCTGGAGGTTCTaatgtcagagctgcaggaggacttggagggagagagggcGGCCAGGGCGAAGGTGGAGGCAGCTCGACGGGATCTTGGAGAGGAGCTGAATGCTCTTCGCACCGAGCTGGAGGACAGTCTGGACACGACCGCCGCCCAGCAAGAGCTACG AGCGAAGCGTGAGCAGGAGGTGGCCATGCTGAAGAAagccatggaggaggagggacggagCCACGAGGCCCAAGTCCAGGAcctgagacagaaacacagccaaGCTGTGGAGGAGCTCTCCGAGCAGCTTGAACAGGCCAAGAGG GTGAGAGCTGGTCTGGAGAAAGCCAAACAGGCTCTGGAGAAGGAGTCCGCGGATCTGAGCGCCGACCTGCGATCCCTCGCCAGCGCCAAACAGGATGTGgagcacaagaagaagaaggtggaggGTCAGCTGAATGAGATGCACTCACGCTTCAACGAGAGCGAGCGGCAGAGGACCGAGCTCGGCGAGCGAGTCTCCAAGATGACG GTGGAGCTGGACAGTGTGACCAGCATGTTGAACGAAGCAGAGGGGAAGAACATCAAGCTGAGTAAAGACGTTTCCACTCTGTCCTCCCAGCTCCACGACGCCCAG gagctgctgtcagaggagaCGCGTCAGAAGCTGAATCTGTCCGGACGTCTGCGtcagatggaggaggacaggaacaGCCtgatggagcagctggaggaggagaccGAAGCCAAACGGGGCGTGGAGAGGCAGGTGTCCAGCCTCAACATGCAG CTGTCCGACTACAAGAAGAAGCTGGACGAGACACTGGGGACGGtcgagctgctggaggaggggaagaagCGTCTGCAGCGCGACCTGGAGGCCGCCAACAGCGAGTACGAGGAGAAGGCGTCCGCCTACGACAAGCTGGAGAAGAGCcgcagcagactgcagcaggagctggaggacgtCCTCATGGACCTGGACAGCCAGCGGCAGCTCGTCTCCAACctggagaagaagcagaagaagttTGATCAG ATGCTGGCGGAGGAGCGTGCCGTGTCCAGTAAGTGTGCCGAGGAGCGGGATCGAGCGGAAGCGGAAGTGAGGGAGAAGGAGACGCGGGTGTTAGCTCTGACCAGAGCGCTGGAGGACCACCAGAACGCTCTGGAGGAGGCGGAGAAGACCAATAAGATCCTACGAGCTGAGATGGAGGACCTCATCAGCTCCAAGGACGACGTGGGAAAGAGC gTCCACGACCTGGAGAAGGCCAAGCGTGGCCTGGAGGCCATCGTGGAGGAGATGAGGACGcagatggaggagctggaggatgagCTGCAGGTCGCCGAGGACGCCAAGCTGCGTCTAGAGGTCAACAGTCAAGCCATGAAGGCTCAGCATGAGAGGGAGCTGCACGCCCGCGATGAGATGGGcgaggagaagaggaagcagctcCTCAAACAG GTGCGTGAGCTGGAggcggagctggaggaggagaagaagcagcgGGGTCAAGCCTCAGGCAgcaagaagaagctggagggGGAGCTGAAGGACATGGAGGACCAGCTGGAGgccaccagcagggggcgcgACGAAGCGGTCAAGCAGCTCCGCAAGATCCAG GGCCAGGTGAAGGAcctccagagggagctggaggacTCGCGTGCAAACCAGAAGGAGGTGCTGGCCTCGGCCAGGGAGTCGGAGCGCAGAGGCAAGGCCATGGAGGCCGACATCGCCCAGCTGCACGAG ATGTTGGCAGCAGCTGAGAAAGCTCGTAAGCAGgcggagacagaaagagacgagCTGGCTGAAGAACTGGCCAGTAACTCCTCCGGAAA ATCACTGCTGTCTGATGAAAAGCGTCGCCTGGACTCTAAGATCagccagctggaggaggagctggaggaggagcaggccaaCGTGGAGAGTCTCAATGACCGGCTGAGGAagagccagcagctg GTGGACCAGCTGGGCGCAGAGCTGGCAGCAGAGCGGTCCTCCTCTCAGAGCAAGGAGGGATccaggcagcagctggagagacaAAACCGAGAGCTGAAGGCCAAACTGCAGGAGACCGAGGGCCAGGGCCGCTCCAAGCTCAAATCCTCCATCGCCGCCCTGGAGGCCAAGCTGAGagaggctgaggagcagctggagattGAGAGCAG AGAGCGTCAGGCCAACGCCAAGAACCTGCGCcagaaagagaagaagctgaaggatCTGACCATCCAGATGGAGGACGAGAGGAAGCAGGCGCAGCAGTACAAAGACCAG GCGGAGAAGAGCAACGTGCGGGTGAAGCAGCTGAAGCATCAgctggaggaggcggaggaggaggctcaGCGCGTGGCCGCGGCCCGCAGGAAactgcagagggagctggaggaggcgaGCGAGGCCAACGACACTCTGAACAGGGAGGTGTCTTCACTGCGGAGCAAACTGAG GCGCGGCGGCGGCGGGGAGGCGTCGTTCGGCAGCCCCAGCCCCcggagcggcggcggcggcggcagcatcAGGAGCCTGGGGCTGGGCGGGAGCATCAGCCGGAGGAGCACCATCAAAGAGAACTcggtggagctgcaggaggaggagcctcGCTCCCCGTCTCCTGCTGCCTGCGCCTCCCCCCTGGAGCCCCGCATGGAGGTCAACGCCCACTCCCCCGACGAGTAG